CAAACCCAAAGACCACTACCTCGACTGGGTCCTCAAAGGGCTCAAACAGTGGAAACTGCCAGAGGAAGCCATCGAACAATGGCAAGCCTACCGGCCGCATTAGCTGGCCCGGGGCACGAGGCCAGAGGCAAGGGGCATCGCCCCTCGCCCCGAGCCACTCGCCCCTCGCCTTAAACCCAAGGAGCATCATGCCAAAACCCACGCACCATATTCTCGTCTGCACCAACTCCCGTCCGCCGGGCCACCCGAAGCCGTCCTGCGGCAGTTCCGGGGCCGCCCAGCTGCTCATGGCCTTCAACATGGGCCTGATGCAGCGCGGCGTTATGCCGGGCCAAGTGCTCGTCAGCGCGACCGGCTGCCTGGGCCCCTGCGAGCAGGGACCGACCGTCGTCGTCTATCCGGATGCCACC
The Nitrospira sp. genome window above contains:
- a CDS encoding (2Fe-2S) ferredoxin domain-containing protein, with amino-acid sequence MPKPTHHILVCTNSRPPGHPKPSCGSSGAAQLLMAFNMGLMQRGVMPGQVLVSATGCLGPCEQGPTVVVYPDATWYSKVTEADVATILDEHIKGGKPAAKLNPDAVWK